The DNA window TTGAATCTCCGTTGTCATTGTAAACAATGTTGAAAAGAAATTCTGATTTTAGTAAGCTAAAAAAAACGTAAATAACAGTTTCACCTCATCAATGGACAAATTTGAAACTCAGCCTTATGGGCATAATTCTGATATTATATTATTTCTGTTCCATTATCTACGTGACATGCTAAGTTTCAAAAGTTCTGGAATATAGGTAATACTAATATCTGATGGATGAATTTCTTGCAGGATAGCTGGTACTCCAATGTACTTTATCTTGGGGATGAGGATGAGCTTCCAATTCTTACTATGACGTGAGTTTTTTTTGAGCTTCCAATTCTTACTATGACgtgagttttttttttgtaCTCATTATTAAGTCCCCCTCGCACCGCCCACCCCAACGTCAAATGTTCCCCTTTCCAGCTGGTAGTCCAATGCAACCTTTTGAAGGGCAGTCAAGATGTTGTTTGCTTGCAATGTCATGCTTAACTAATTTTTCTTTGGTCTCTGCAGGTGCCCCTCATCAGATATTGAGCGCTACAAATCTGGCGAGCTGCCTCTAGCACCTCCTTCAAAGACCTATGCTGCCACTCTGATAAAGGGATTAGTGGAAGGGAAGCAACTGGATGCGGACGGAGGTGCCAGCTACATCAATGCTGCTGCTGCAAGAGGCTTGTGAAGGTTGCTTCAGCGTGGGCTCTGTACAGCCAGTAGGGAGTAGTAAGGATACGATATTTTGTTAGCGTGTGAGGACACCGATTGAGGACCAGAGAATCTGGATCCCATTTAAATTGGGCAGTGTCGTTAAACCTTGCCCTAGCTTGATCATTGGTGATCTCCCCTGATAGGTTAGTTGGACGGGAGAAACACTAGCTGCGTTGGGGGTGGAGCAGCAGTAGGTGTGACCCAACAGGTACTGCGTTGGTGCTTTTGTTCGATTATACCGTAGTCTTTGGCATGGTTTCTGGTGATGTTACTACTACTTGCGCCGCTACTGCCATCTGTATCCTGGAGGGAATGGCTTAACAGTTACTGTTGTTTTGGTGGTGGTGATCCTGTGGTTCGCTGGCCGCAGGGCTTTTGCCTCATTGGTTTGTCGTCCGTCTTGTCGCCAGCCAGGGACACTGCCGGCGCCCTCGGAATCAGCGTTCCGAGTGACCGAGCGCTGATATATATATAGCCCCCGGTTGGTATGGCTTGCGACAGCTTCGCCTTCGCGAATGTAGCGACCCTAGCCAAGCCGGGTGAAGCCCCCAAAATCTGGCTTCACCGGCTTCTCACTCCCTCACGTTGACTGTGTAGGTGAAGCCGGATGGGAGGCTTCGATGAACCGCGCCGTAACAGTGTGATACAGTGCCCGTGAAGCCGAAGCCGAAGCCGGTCTTAAGCCACACCAAGCGGCGCTGAGTCGCCGCCCGTCATGTTGAGTAACCAAGATTGTCCCGGCGCTCGCTCGGGGTGTTGATCGTGCCGTACCCACGAGGCCACGAATGTGTGCAAAGGGTTCGTGCCAGAAGGTTGCAAGCCGCGGAGGGATCGCCAAGTAGCCCAGTACCCGCCTGCGACGGAACCTGGAATAGAGTAATATAGTATTTACTAGTGAGGACGTGAGTTTACTAGGGAGGAGGCGAGCAAAAAAGAGCTGTATTATACATATTTCAGTCTTATTGGATAAGAAAAAAGAAATTCGCTAGAAGGAGGGCTTGAACCTCCGACCTTATGGTTAACAGCCATACGCTCTAACCAACTGAGCTATTCCAGCTTGTCGGTGTTTTTCATTTTACAACCTATAAATCCTAACAGGAGCACCGCAATATGATTGATGGCCCCCGGAACTGCAAATCGAACCGCATCATTTATACCGGAGGAGCACACCTGGAGACTGGAGGCCTCGCCATCTTACCGTCTCTGTGCTTCCACATGTTCCAAAGGCCCTCCCTAACAACGGTAGCTTCGGCCTTGCTTAAGGAGTCAAGGGCGCAGAAAGGTCAGCTGGCTGTGTCGCAGTGCTGGAGACGCCTTTCGCCGAAGGGGAAACGAATACAAGGAAGAGCACAGCTATTTCGTTCGGAACGATCGACTCGGTCTCGCTACGCAAGTGGTGCTGATTATTAATGGATGCCATCGGCTTGTGCTCATGTAGTGGTGCCGTGCGGGTTCCTACAGTCAACTCCGAGGCGCCACGGCTGTTCCTCCGTGTGCAACAGCGTACCATGTTCCATGTATGAAGTCCACATGGTCGTCCTCCAGCTTTGCATGTAATGTAACAATGCGCAGGCTAAGAACATTAACTCCTCTACTAGCATCATTTTTCGTCTCGGAAGAGGATTTAACCACCGGTTTATTCACAAAAGAGCATGTAACTCCAACCAATGTGGAAAGAAAAACATCACATAACGTGTCTGGAAACAGAATGCGAAAAACTAAAGCAGCGTGTGCTCTACTATAACCCTAATAAGCTCAGACGAAGTTTTTATTTTCTCTATTATCACGCCTGATCCAATGAAGCTAGGATAAACAAAAGATCTGCAGCAACGTGCGAGAGATGAAAGGATGCAGCCCCCTCATCTATTCTCTGCCGCTTCCTTGGAGTCGAAGTAGTCATCACCCAGCAGGTCATCTTGGCCATTGTACTGCGGCATGTTATCCCCATAGCCTGTAGGGCTACCAGAAAATCCTCCAGCACCGTTGTGGCCACTGTAGCTGCCACTGGTCACATTTCGAGCAAAGTTGCTGCCACTAGTCGGATTCCCAGCAAAGTTGCTGTTGCCGTTGTTGGGACCAGCAGCAGCACCGAAACCTCCATTACCGAAACCGCCACCACATTCACCAAAGCTTCCGCCACCGGGAGCTCCACTGTTGTAGTTGCCTGCACCATAGGTGCTCGGAGAACTGTATCTACCAGTGCTTCCACCAGGATTGCCAGTGGTACCATAGCTTCCACCACCTCCATATCCACCGCCAGAAGCATTGTTGTAGTTGCTACCATAGCCGCTGCCGCCACCAGCTCCATCACCATATCCACTGGTGCCAGCATACGCACTGCCGTTACCACCATACCCCCCAGAACTAAATCCACCGCCAGCGCCATACCCACCACCAGCGCCATACCCGCCAGTAGCAtatccacctccaccaccataACCACCACCAAAGCCAAATCCACCACCTCCACGTATTCCACCAGCACGGTCATTGGCATGGCTCACCTTTACAGGACGTCCTTGAAGTTCCTGTATCAGATTAAATAGTTTCAATGCTTTGCAAACAAACAAACTATTTGTTTCAGGAAACAGCATGCTTATTAGAGACAAATTACCCAACAACATGGAGCTAAAATAACTTTTCAAATCACTTGTGATGTGAAAATGATAAAATGTATTTCGTGTAAATTATAGAGTAATATGGGCAGGATTTGGCAGAGTCCCAACTTCTGTATTCTAGAGTAGTGATGGCAGGGTATGGAGTTTGTAAGACAAAACAAAGTGTTTTTAGTCTAAAATGGAAATGAGACAGCTCCCCCAAAATCCCCCTACTCTGCCACCAACTCCAGCTCCACTGCGCCGATAATTCTTGGAGCTGCACCTCTCTAAATAGGCCCAGTTATTTTTAAGCTAAGCCATTTCCTAGGCACGAAACAACAAAATAGTAACAATTTAATAATTTACAGGAATGGTATATCTTATCGCTGTTCTGATCTCTAACTCGTTTAGACATTTAGTGCTTACCAACTTGATTGTTGCATCAGAAACAAAAGATAAACACCTTAAGATTCGTTGCAACAATATATTTCCAATTATACACCAAAACTCTGTAAAAGTGGTATGTAATACTAACCCGAGAATATTTTGGTTAAGACCATTGCGTGTATATACAGTGCCATCGTTGAACAACAGGAGAAAAACAACATAGTCCAAGATTGTAACCGGCTAAAAAAAATAATGGCTAGCAGTAGCTTGTTTCTATTCTAGTCCGCATCAAGTGGAGATAAACTGAACAAATAGTTGGGGCCTGGGAGTTATTAAAAAATAATAAGAGATGTGGAAATTGGAACTCAGAAGTTCGATCAGTGCCAGCTCTCAGAACACTGTGCCTGATAAGTGACAAGAACCCAATATAGGCTGACAGGAAACACCTCAACTGCAATGCCTATCTGACCTGACAGAAAATGTACACTTGACTACTCGAGGTGCACCTCAAGTGAAACCATGGAACATAAAGGCTAGTTTAGGATCACCATTACAAATAAAAGCAATTAAAGGATATATAAGAAAACAACAGACACGATGGGCTGATGGCATACCTTGCCATCCATGGCAGTAATTGCAGCTGAGGCTTCTTCGCTGGATGTATAAGTTACAAATCCAAATCCCCTTGAGCGACCAGATTCCCGATCAGTGATGATTCGGGCTGAATGCAATACCAGAACAGAGAAGTGTTAAAGGCACAAAGAAAAATGCCCACAAAGAAATACGAGCCAAATTGATTGGACATACAACCTTCAAGTACATCCCCATATTTTGAAAATTCATTCTTCAGAGTGGTTTCATCTATGGCATATGGAAGCCCTACAGGCAGGTTGATTAGAAACATGATTGGATACCCAGACAACATAAATGAAATCCTACATCGAGAAGGTCCCAGAGGAGAATAAAATCAATGTGAACATACCTGCAACAAAAAGTTTTGAAGAGGACATGCATCTTACTGCCTGAAGAAGAGGCAAGCTAGAGAGCAGCGAAGTTCTCCTGAGCACATTTCCAATCCTACTAGTGAAAGCCATTACCCCAATTCCTCGCTGGAAGCCAACGGCAGGTACTGAAAGAAAAACAATCTGGTTAGTTGTCAGACAAAAAAACCTACAGCTGCTTATGCAAAAGTATCAACCCGAGAAAGGAAACAAAAAGGGGTCTAAACTTGATTCTAGATTGTTGTGTCTACTCTACCCATCTAGATCAGGAAAATCACCACGATTAGGTTTCATTCCCCAGGGTGCAGACACAACTTTAGCACCAAAAAAAATCCAGAATAGATACTGCAACGCACAATCCAGAGAACTGCAGGACATGAAATCGACTCGTTTTCGTACCCATACAACTAACGCTCTAGCAGCACAGGCAAACATCACAAAACTGATGAGCCGGCTCCAAAGCACGAAGCACCTAGAGCGCACGCCTCGAATCAAGGCAACTCCGCGGCAGAAACAAGCGACAGCGCCTATCGCGGCTACGACTCCGAAGACCAGAGCAAGGATCTCGTTACCTCCGGAGTAGATGCCTCGCCAGGGTTGCGGAGCGGCGGCTTCCCGAATCCCTAAACCCTACACCGGAACGGCCTCCAGGGTTCGGGGAACTGACGAACTGTCCCGAAACGTCCATGGATCCTTGTAAAAAGGCTGACGAAGTTTCAGGCCCATAAACACGAAAGAAGCAGCTGGCACGGCCCAGCTTCAGCCCGCATCGCACACCCAGCAGGACGCAGCAGCTTTgaactttttaaaaaaaagataaaaaaataaaattcgaaaaagggagCCGGATGGCAAAAAATTcggaaaatgggtacctcccacCAGTTGATCGGGcggggtaacgtcccgataaaccaccgacgcaggatccaacaaggtacctcgcacgaaggcgagttcagagatataaatgctgttacactttacatcacagacagatatatattacataaggatataaaagtaacatcagtgtcCAACGAGAGATATTCTTACAAAACGGTTTAACTTTTAAgttacagcagcggagtttgaaaacacgaacactgtacacgttgttattacggatatcatgctagccctggcacgatatcactcggcggaatctgtgttagccggggacggatcccactccacagaccaaccatcaggcagggggtagggtcACGGTGTaacgaatgctggctcatcagggagattacctgaagtaaatcaacaaaagtaaggctgagtatactaatactcagcaaggcttacccgtctcatggtatacttagccatgtatctagacttatgcaggctttttaggttttgggtagagtttttcagctgaaaagcaacaaaaactagatccttattttcaacttttagctttcagtttctagttgattaatcattctaggtaagcacctataattactcaaacatggtagaatctttattcaaacatcatctttgataatcacaaagttgctcttgttactccatgtggtaaagggatcaagcagtctcaaccatcgtgagaagcggacgattttgaatcgaattcaaccttgcaaggataaacctaacacacacgcttggaacaccaaagagtcgttccgaagcaaccgtttgcctttcattacgactcgtggatcagatccaccacaagcgactgcaggaccatacgcacttccaaagtgcaggacgtacgtctgtagcgcgactacaaaacccgtactcctggttgcccagcaccacgtattcctacatgtcgaacaaagtaaccaaaagaaccaaatacatgtggtggggggtatgtccacttcttgggccgattggttactaggcttaccgcttaccatatttcacggcatgtggctagtactttcaaacgcttagccaccgctaccacacactgcgaccttatcaagttccacaacacagacggggtatcatctcaactatgatacctcataaaactcacgtccgtcatccttatagtaataacagggatgtaaacattacaattcctatgtcgcgcgagtgacaggaaatcactcgacttctaccggtcctataagcagagcagctattcggactcaggtactagtgttcaatacatcggtttctggaattatgcaactaaggtttccaaacaactcctaagaacttaatgcataaaaatatatataaatagtataggttgcattgtaataaagtaggggttatatccggggcttgccttcgctggtggggctggggttagtcaaattaatatcttccgaactttggttcggggcttcagagaattccacgacgaggttcccggggtcttcagaataacctccttctggttccgggattagctggtaatctccgtcagcgagagtggtcgagtctacatgacgtgcaaaagtataaattatggaatgTATACACTTTTATGTTAtctcacaataaagttgcaatccaaatgaaAGAATATTTCATTCcaacaaataacctaactactcTGCACTgagcagtcatttattgagtattacttgttttatctaaacccattaaacatcagggttgattacactaattacctaactagtggcataggataacaggttggggtgtgtttctaataattatattaaataactttagttatttgttatattaattatttatatgaaacttTATGTTACTAAtacattatggactaattaaactatatccaatttgtttgacaccaaatctttggttggaaatctaataacaggttatactattaaagaacagtatcataaaatattttcagaatatttagtgcaataaataaatcacaACAGTTAACTTAAGTAAACTACATAGATAACTTGAATGAACTTTACAGAGTAAGATACTttaaaacaggagctacaaaaattacTGAGCATAGATTGATATTAGATACATTTActgcagttttattggaaattttattctaaaaggaactaagccacaaaattaaataagatcaaaattgacatttcaagatgcaattataactggagttttacactaaaactagggttcaaaatttaaggacattatgaactactcaagattggtattccagaaaagtttcataatttttcatgtataataattattatttatgaattacctttgaatttaagcttgaaatttataactcaagttatattaggtttctgatcctcaaatttttatgatggatcatac is part of the Panicum hallii strain FIL2 chromosome 2, PHallii_v3.1, whole genome shotgun sequence genome and encodes:
- the LOC112883595 gene encoding glycine-rich RNA-binding protein 3, mitochondrial-like isoform X1, whose protein sequence is MVPAVGFQRGIGVMAFTSRIGNVLRRTSLLSSLPLLQAVRCMSSSKLFVAGLPYAIDETTLKNEFSKYGDVLEARIITDRESGRSRGFGFVTYTSSEEASAAITAMDGKELQGRPVKVSHANDRAGGIRGGGGFGFGGGYGGGGGYATGGYGAGGGYGAGGGFSSGGYGGNGSAYAGTSGYGDGAGGGSGYGSNYNNASGGGYGGGGSYGTTGNPGGSTGRYSSPSTYGAGNYNSGAPGGGSFGECGGGFGNGGFGAAAGPNNGNSNFAGNPTSGSNFARNVTSGSYSGHNGAGGFSGSPTGYGDNMPQYNGQDDLLGDDYFDSKEAAENR
- the LOC112883595 gene encoding glycine-rich RNA-binding protein GRP2A-like isoform X2 gives rise to the protein MAFTSRIGNVLRRTSLLSSLPLLQAVRCMSSSKLFVAGLPYAIDETTLKNEFSKYGDVLEARIITDRESGRSRGFGFVTYTSSEEASAAITAMDGKELQGRPVKVSHANDRAGGIRGGGGFGFGGGYGGGGGYATGGYGAGGGYGAGGGFSSGGYGGNGSAYAGTSGYGDGAGGGSGYGSNYNNASGGGYGGGGSYGTTGNPGGSTGRYSSPSTYGAGNYNSGAPGGGSFGECGGGFGNGGFGAAAGPNNGNSNFAGNPTSGSNFARNVTSGSYSGHNGAGGFSGSPTGYGDNMPQYNGQDDLLGDDYFDSKEAAENR